TTTTTTGGGAGATGGTCAACGGCGCTGAACTTTGCGAATGTCCCTCCAGAAAAGAAACGGCCGAAAAACAGCCCATCCTCAACTACAATTTTGAAAACGTTGCGGGAAAAGCGCCGGAGACACGGTCCGAAATGATTACAGGAACTGATTCCGGATGCAGCAATGCTGTCCCAGATTTCCTCAACTAAACGAATTCTTTCAAACCGAAACCAAATTGACACATTTTTTTGAAATTTGTGTCGAATTAGCTTTCAGGCAATTGGGAGTAATGCGATAGATTGACAAGGGAAGGACAAAAGCGCTATCTTACTGGTAAGAATACGATGAAAACTATCCGAACTACAAAGATGTCTACAAAAGGCCAGGTTGTCATTCCTGAAGAAGTGAGAATTGAGTTAGGGTTGAAGCCCGGAGAAAATTTCGTTGTAGTTGGGCGAGACGATACTGTAATTCTCAAGAAGATCAGTGCTCCCAGAATGCAAGAGTTTGGCCCGCTGCTTCGAGAGGCCCGTCGACAGGCAAAAGCAGCCGGCTTAAAGCATTCTGATGTAGGTAAGGCCATTAAGCGTGCGAGACGCAATATGGCAGGCTGATGAAGGTTGTCATTGACACGAACGTGCTTATATCTGGAATTTTCTTTACAGGTCCTCCTTCTATTGTTCTTGAGTCTTGGCAGAAAGGAAAAATT
The DNA window shown above is from bacterium and carries:
- a CDS encoding AbrB/MazE/SpoVT family DNA-binding domain-containing protein produces the protein MKTIRTTKMSTKGQVVIPEEVRIELGLKPGENFVVVGRDDTVILKKISAPRMQEFGPLLREARRQAKAAGLKHSDVGKAIKRARRNMAG